Proteins from a genomic interval of Caulobacter sp. NIBR1757:
- a CDS encoding acyl-CoA dehydrogenase family protein, which yields MADFRFSDIDQQILDKVVEVGNSTQGFTRYYEDHEHETPPARLEGERGFEEVFPLFGQRKPDDTPMMTFMMAVSMARGSARGVVRGLGLAMPMGRASGLGNAALQSAGTPEQKAKWGDLFLAMSITEPNVGSDTKAIQATAYLDGDEWVINGDKIFVTDGVKCDGAIVWATIDKSAGRAGIKSFLVLKGAPGFELVRQEKKLGIRASDTAAYSFRDCRVPRDSLLGGDETVPKDGGSAGYKGVMKTFNMTRPAVASGGVAKAKGAFEFAREALAAEGVEVDWSKSFNQRTAVEQKLIELEADTEAAALTVLHAAWLSDKRRPNNLESSICKAKGGDVCRTVTQGAMEVLGGMSISHDHVVEKFLRDGRISDIYEGTGQIQRLIIAREILGYSSEELS from the coding sequence ATGGCTGACTTCCGCTTCTCCGACATCGACCAGCAGATCCTCGACAAGGTGGTCGAGGTCGGCAACTCCACGCAGGGCTTCACCCGCTACTACGAGGACCACGAGCACGAGACCCCGCCGGCAAGACTGGAGGGCGAGCGCGGCTTCGAGGAGGTCTTCCCCCTGTTCGGCCAGCGCAAGCCGGACGACACCCCGATGATGACCTTCATGATGGCGGTCAGCATGGCGCGGGGTTCGGCGCGCGGCGTCGTGCGGGGCCTTGGCCTCGCCATGCCGATGGGCCGGGCCAGCGGCCTCGGCAACGCCGCCCTGCAGTCGGCCGGCACGCCCGAGCAGAAGGCCAAGTGGGGCGACCTGTTCCTCGCCATGTCGATCACCGAGCCCAACGTCGGGTCGGACACCAAGGCTATCCAGGCGACGGCCTACCTCGACGGCGACGAGTGGGTGATCAATGGCGACAAGATCTTCGTCACCGACGGGGTCAAGTGCGACGGGGCCATCGTCTGGGCGACCATCGACAAGTCGGCGGGGCGGGCAGGGATCAAGTCGTTCCTGGTGCTCAAGGGCGCGCCCGGTTTCGAACTGGTGCGCCAGGAGAAGAAGCTCGGCATCCGGGCGTCGGATACGGCGGCCTACAGTTTCCGCGACTGCCGCGTGCCGCGCGACAGCCTGCTGGGCGGCGACGAGACGGTTCCCAAGGACGGCGGCTCGGCCGGCTACAAGGGGGTGATGAAGACCTTCAACATGACGCGGCCGGCGGTGGCGTCCGGCGGCGTCGCCAAGGCCAAGGGGGCGTTCGAGTTCGCCCGCGAGGCGCTGGCCGCCGAGGGAGTCGAGGTCGACTGGAGCAAGAGCTTCAACCAGCGCACCGCGGTCGAGCAGAAGCTGATCGAGCTGGAGGCCGATACCGAGGCGGCGGCCCTGACCGTGCTGCACGCGGCCTGGCTCAGCGACAAGCGCCGTCCCAACAATCTCGAAAGCTCCATCTGCAAGGCCAAGGGCGGCGACGTCTGCCGCACCGTCACGCAGGGGGCCATGGAGGTGCTGGGCGGCATGTCGATCAGCCATGACCATGTCGTCGAGAAGTTCCTGCGCGATGGCCGCATCAGCGATATCTATGAAGGCACCGGCCAGATCCAGCGGCTGATCATCGCCCGCGAGATCCTCGGGTATTCGTCGGAAGAGCTGAGCTAG
- a CDS encoding (2Fe-2S)-binding protein, producing the protein MYVCNCNGIRERDVRQAIAAGASRPAEVFRSQGCQAQCAKCVCEMRQMIDESREALRYAAE; encoded by the coding sequence TTGTACGTCTGCAACTGTAACGGCATCCGGGAACGGGACGTGCGCCAGGCCATCGCCGCCGGCGCCTCGCGTCCGGCCGAGGTGTTCAGGAGCCAGGGCTGCCAGGCCCAGTGCGCCAAGTGCGTCTGCGAGATGCGCCAGATGATCGACGAGAGCCGCGAGGCGCTGCGTTACGCAGCCGAGTAG
- the bfr gene encoding bacterioferritin, with protein MKGDPAIIRILNAVLTNELTAVNQYFLHARMYQHWGLNKLGQITYDESIGEMKHADKLIKRILFLDGLPNLQDLHKLKIGETVPEGLAADLAVEKGGRETLIPGVKACEEAMDYVSRELLVEILSDTEDHIDFLETQLDLVRQLGEQNYLQSAMGEMQGEGH; from the coding sequence ATGAAGGGCGATCCGGCCATCATCCGCATTCTGAACGCGGTCCTGACCAACGAACTCACGGCGGTGAACCAGTACTTCCTGCATGCGCGGATGTACCAGCACTGGGGCCTCAACAAGCTGGGCCAGATCACCTACGACGAATCGATCGGCGAGATGAAGCACGCCGACAAGCTGATCAAGCGCATCCTCTTCCTCGACGGCCTGCCCAACCTGCAGGACCTGCACAAGCTGAAGATCGGCGAGACGGTGCCCGAGGGCCTGGCCGCCGACCTGGCGGTCGAAAAGGGCGGTCGCGAGACGCTGATTCCGGGCGTGAAGGCCTGTGAAGAGGCGATGGACTACGTGTCCCGCGAACTGCTGGTCGAGATCCTCAGCGACACCGAGGACCACATCGACTTCCTCGAGACCCAGCTCGATCTCGTGCGCCAGCTTGGCGAACAGAATTACCTTCAAAGCGCCATGGGCGAGATGCAGGGTGAGGGTCACTAG
- the thiE gene encoding thiamine phosphate synthase has product MNCRLYLITPPTLDDLAAFGHSLAAALDAGDVAALQLRLKDQPEVVIAAAHDMIAPMCLGRGVALILNDDPRLAAKLGCDGVHIGQSDMPIAEARRIMGKNAMIGVTCHDSRHLAMDAAEAGADYVAFGAFYPTATKETLYRPDPEILTIWQETMEIPCVAIGGITAENAGPLARAGADFVAVSAGVWNHPDGPAAAVKAINAAIAGPF; this is encoded by the coding sequence ATGAACTGCCGCCTCTACCTGATCACCCCGCCGACCCTCGACGACCTGGCCGCCTTCGGCCACAGCCTCGCCGCCGCCCTCGACGCCGGCGACGTCGCCGCCCTGCAGCTGCGGCTCAAGGACCAGCCCGAGGTGGTCATCGCCGCCGCCCACGACATGATCGCCCCGATGTGCTTGGGCCGCGGCGTCGCCCTGATCCTCAACGACGACCCCAGACTGGCGGCGAAACTGGGCTGCGACGGCGTCCACATCGGCCAGTCGGACATGCCGATCGCCGAGGCCCGCAGGATCATGGGCAAGAATGCGATGATCGGCGTCACCTGCCACGACAGCCGCCACCTGGCCATGGACGCCGCCGAGGCCGGCGCCGACTACGTCGCCTTCGGGGCCTTTTATCCGACCGCCACCAAGGAAACCCTGTACCGGCCGGATCCGGAAATCCTGACCATCTGGCAGGAGACCATGGAAATCCCCTGCGTCGCCATCGGCGGCATCACGGCGGAGAACGCGGGGCCACTCGCCCGGGCCGGGGCGGACTTCGTGGCGGTGAGCGCCGGCGTCTGGAACCACCCGGACGGCCCCGCCGCAGCGGTGAAGGCGATCAACGCGGCCATCGCAGGTCCGTTTTGA
- a CDS encoding acyl-CoA dehydrogenase — MNFDDTPEEAAFRATARAWLDANVPHELEADLKKSGFASMNVGGRDPLQLSKDWQKKKAEAGWACLHWPTEYGGRGATPIERVIWGQEEGVFGALSGTFIIGHGMCGPTLMAWASEEHKRQLLPTMASGEHIWCQLFSEPAGGSDLAGLRTRAEPATDGSGDWIINGQKIWTSGAQHSDYGILITRTDPNVAKHKGLTMFWLDMKSPGVEVRPIKQANGQSGFNEVYFTDVRIPDNQRLGAVGQGWTVSLTTLMNERLSIGSGMSIGFPELFDYCSNLQTADGLAIDDPAVRTRLAQYAVKSSGLKYTGMRAISALSKGETPGPENSIGKLVAGATMQELATFALDLQGQGGVISGDDQSEAASRFQAMLLRSPATRVEGGTDEILRNIIAERVLGLPGDIRVDKDVAFKDIPTSGRG, encoded by the coding sequence ATGAACTTCGACGACACCCCCGAAGAAGCCGCCTTCCGCGCCACGGCGCGCGCCTGGCTCGACGCCAATGTGCCGCACGAGCTGGAGGCCGATCTGAAGAAGAGCGGCTTCGCCTCCATGAACGTCGGCGGCCGCGATCCTCTGCAGCTGTCCAAGGACTGGCAGAAGAAGAAGGCCGAGGCCGGCTGGGCCTGCCTGCACTGGCCGACCGAATACGGCGGACGCGGCGCCACCCCCATCGAACGGGTGATCTGGGGCCAGGAAGAGGGCGTCTTCGGCGCCCTGTCCGGCACCTTCATCATCGGCCACGGCATGTGCGGCCCGACCCTGATGGCCTGGGCCAGCGAGGAGCATAAGCGCCAGCTGCTGCCGACCATGGCCAGCGGCGAGCACATCTGGTGCCAGCTGTTCAGCGAACCGGCCGGCGGCTCCGACCTAGCCGGCCTGCGCACCCGCGCCGAACCGGCGACCGACGGCAGCGGCGACTGGATCATCAACGGCCAGAAGATCTGGACCAGCGGTGCCCAGCACAGCGACTACGGCATCCTGATCACCCGCACGGACCCCAATGTGGCCAAGCACAAGGGTCTGACCATGTTCTGGCTGGACATGAAGTCGCCCGGCGTCGAGGTCCGCCCGATCAAGCAGGCCAACGGACAGTCGGGCTTCAACGAGGTCTATTTCACCGACGTCCGCATCCCCGACAACCAGCGCCTCGGCGCCGTCGGCCAGGGCTGGACGGTGTCGCTGACCACCCTGATGAACGAGCGGCTGTCGATCGGCTCGGGCATGTCGATCGGCTTCCCGGAATTGTTCGACTACTGCAGCAACCTGCAGACCGCCGACGGCCTGGCCATCGACGATCCGGCCGTGCGCACACGCCTGGCCCAGTATGCGGTCAAGTCCAGCGGCCTGAAGTACACCGGCATGCGGGCGATCAGCGCGTTGTCCAAGGGTGAGACGCCCGGGCCGGAGAACAGCATCGGCAAGCTGGTCGCCGGCGCCACCATGCAGGAACTGGCGACCTTCGCGCTGGACCTGCAGGGCCAGGGCGGGGTGATCAGCGGCGATGACCAATCGGAGGCGGCCAGCCGCTTCCAGGCCATGCTGCTGCGCTCGCCCGCCACCCGCGTCGAGGGCGGCACCGACGAGATCCTGCGCAACATCATCGCCGAACGCGTGCTGGGCCTGCCCGGCGACATCCGCGTCGACAAGGATGTGGCGTTCAAGGACATCCCGACCAGCGGTCGGGGCTAA
- a CDS encoding M14 family metallopeptidase, with translation MVRSLIALALTLAVALPVAAQNRIEQKPRSVWTAGVAYDAAIPEPKSVIGHDLGERLTLSADVRGYFETLAKAAPDRIRVGDYGRTWEGRVLPYAVISSGRNMVRLDEIQANARALADPRRTDAARARAIMADQPAVVWLAYSVHGNETSPAEAAMATARHLLASRDPAVAQWLERTVVILVPTQNPDGRDRFINGYEAGFGLEPDGDPASAERAELWPQGRFNHYLFDLNRDWFAQTQPETRGHSALMRQWYPQVVADAHEMGTNATFFFPPEADPLNPLLPEAQVKSRALFGRNHAAVFDREGVDYFTRESYDAFYPGYGDNWPSYFGAISMTYEQASARGLAARRSDGTVLTLADGVRNHFLISLSTIQTAADNRERLLNDFYAYQVSSMAQARAAGSWLLPRTAADPGAADRLAQLLARQGIEVGRLDSAVKACGKTYEAGTYVIDGGQPHGRLVQVLFDRTVSMTPQFIAEQERRRAKGLPPEMYDVTGWALPPLFNTPAERCKGVAAGRLLAADEIGRGYVAGAERPVAYVVPPGSQAMALLAGALRQDLRLRSPEKAFTVGGRTYAAGSLVIPVAGNPADLRQRLDALTARTGAIAIGLEDTWVTAGPSFGSEFSPAFVAPRIAMAWDQPTYAPSAGATRYLIERGFDYPVSVIRTDRLGAADLARYQVLILPDGGNYRARLGAGGVQAIKDWVNKGGVLIALGDAVGLLADPEVDLIAARLETLAVDGKAPEGVDAKKPTAPGALIKDGPGYDAALRPVDAGPPASPGVVARAVVDGDHWLGAGVAPTVNVLAGGGSIYTPLRLDQGVNVARFAPADEVLVAGYLWKETRQQLAFKPLVMIQETGRGQVIAFTQDPTARGFQRGMDVLFLNAIFRGAAHASPTR, from the coding sequence ATGGTTCGTAGTCTCATTGCGCTGGCGCTCACGCTGGCGGTCGCCCTGCCGGTTGCGGCCCAGAATCGCATCGAGCAGAAGCCGCGCTCGGTGTGGACGGCCGGCGTCGCCTACGACGCCGCCATCCCCGAACCGAAGAGCGTCATCGGCCATGACCTCGGCGAGCGGCTGACCCTGTCGGCCGATGTGCGCGGCTACTTCGAGACCCTGGCCAAGGCCGCCCCCGACCGCATCCGCGTCGGCGACTATGGCCGCACCTGGGAGGGCCGGGTGCTGCCCTACGCGGTGATCAGCTCGGGCCGCAACATGGTCAGGCTGGACGAAATCCAGGCCAATGCCCGGGCCCTGGCCGATCCGCGCCGGACCGATGCTGCCCGCGCCCGCGCCATCATGGCCGACCAGCCGGCTGTCGTCTGGCTGGCCTACAGCGTGCACGGCAACGAGACCTCGCCGGCCGAGGCGGCGATGGCGACGGCGCGGCACCTGCTGGCGTCGCGCGATCCGGCCGTGGCCCAGTGGCTGGAGCGGACCGTCGTCATCCTGGTCCCGACCCAGAACCCCGACGGCCGCGACCGCTTCATCAACGGCTACGAGGCCGGCTTCGGGCTGGAGCCCGACGGCGATCCGGCCTCGGCCGAGCGAGCCGAGCTGTGGCCGCAGGGACGGTTCAACCACTACCTCTTCGACCTCAACCGCGACTGGTTCGCCCAGACCCAGCCCGAGACCCGCGGCCACAGCGCCCTGATGCGCCAGTGGTATCCGCAGGTCGTGGCCGACGCCCATGAGATGGGGACCAACGCCACCTTCTTCTTCCCGCCGGAAGCCGATCCGCTGAACCCCCTGCTGCCCGAGGCGCAGGTGAAAAGCCGGGCCCTGTTCGGCCGCAACCACGCCGCCGTCTTCGACCGCGAGGGCGTCGACTACTTCACGCGCGAGAGCTACGACGCCTTCTACCCGGGCTATGGCGACAACTGGCCGAGCTACTTCGGGGCCATCTCGATGACCTACGAACAGGCCAGCGCCCGGGGCCTGGCGGCGCGGCGGTCGGACGGCACGGTGCTGACCCTGGCCGATGGGGTGCGCAACCACTTCCTGATCTCGCTGTCGACCATCCAGACCGCCGCCGACAACCGGGAGCGGCTGCTGAACGACTTCTACGCCTACCAGGTCTCCTCTATGGCCCAGGCCCGGGCGGCCGGGTCCTGGCTGTTGCCGCGCACCGCGGCCGATCCGGGCGCCGCCGATCGTCTGGCCCAGCTGCTGGCGCGGCAGGGGATCGAGGTCGGGCGGCTGGACAGCGCCGTCAAGGCCTGCGGCAAGACGTACGAGGCCGGGACCTATGTCATCGATGGCGGCCAGCCGCACGGGCGGCTGGTGCAGGTGCTGTTCGACCGCACCGTCTCGATGACCCCGCAGTTCATCGCCGAACAGGAACGTCGCCGGGCCAAGGGCCTGCCGCCCGAGATGTACGACGTCACCGGCTGGGCCCTGCCGCCGCTGTTCAACACCCCGGCTGAACGCTGCAAGGGGGTGGCGGCCGGCCGGCTGCTGGCCGCCGACGAGATCGGCCGGGGTTATGTCGCCGGGGCCGAACGCCCGGTGGCCTATGTTGTGCCGCCGGGCTCCCAGGCCATGGCCCTGCTGGCCGGGGCCCTGCGCCAGGACCTGCGGCTGCGCTCGCCGGAGAAGGCCTTCACCGTCGGCGGCCGCACCTATGCCGCCGGCTCGCTGGTCATTCCCGTCGCCGGCAACCCCGCCGACCTGCGCCAGCGGCTGGACGCCCTGACCGCCCGCACCGGGGCCATCGCCATCGGCCTGGAGGACACCTGGGTCACCGCCGGTCCGAGCTTCGGCTCGGAGTTTTCCCCCGCCTTCGTCGCCCCGCGCATCGCCATGGCCTGGGACCAGCCGACCTATGCCCCCTCGGCCGGGGCGACCCGCTATCTGATCGAGCGCGGCTTCGACTATCCGGTCAGCGTCATCCGCACCGACCGGCTGGGGGCCGCCGACCTCGCCCGCTACCAGGTGCTGATCCTGCCCGACGGCGGAAACTATCGCGCGCGCCTCGGCGCCGGCGGCGTGCAGGCGATCAAGGACTGGGTCAACAAGGGCGGTGTACTGATCGCTCTGGGCGACGCCGTCGGCCTGCTGGCCGATCCGGAGGTCGACCTGATCGCCGCCCGGCTGGAGACCCTGGCCGTGGACGGCAAGGCGCCCGAGGGCGTCGACGCCAAGAAGCCGACCGCGCCCGGGGCCCTGATCAAGGACGGCCCGGGCTATGACGCCGCGCTTCGCCCGGTCGACGCCGGCCCGCCCGCCTCGCCCGGCGTGGTCGCCAGGGCGGTGGTCGACGGCGATCACTGGCTGGGGGCCGGCGTCGCGCCCACGGTCAACGTACTGGCCGGCGGCGGCTCGATCTACACCCCGCTGCGCCTCGACCAGGGCGTCAACGTCGCCCGCTTCGCCCCGGCCGACGAGGTGCTGGTGGCCGGCTACCTGTGGAAGGAAACCCGCCAGCAGCTGGCCTTCAAGCCGCTGGTCATGATCCAGGAAACCGGTCGCGGCCAGGTCATCGCCTTCACCCAGGACCCCACCGCCCGGGGCTTCCAGCGCGGCATGGACGTGCTGTTCCTAAACGCCATCTTCCGGGGCGCCGCCCACGCGTCACCGACGCGGTAG
- a CDS encoding acyl-CoA dehydrogenase family protein, with product MIDFDLTEEQAMIRESLRGFAAEVLAPQARAIDEAGEMPAEVIQAGWELGLIAASIPEEYGGAGGDRSCMTNAVILEALGGGCASQGAAIMAPLQVVNALIDFGTAEQKAEHLPKFAGNDPVAASLALQEGQFGFSAEKLRTTAKRSGNGFVLNGEKRLVPFGDRATHFLVLAQEGDGAVQAYIVPRDTKGLTVAAESGSMGLKPLPQSKVTLDNVELPGSARLGGDAGIDALKLVNQARIGACALAVGLARQATDFAIPYAKERVAFGEPIGKKQSIAFMLADMHIECEAMRWMVWKAASLLEHDDPGAAKAVVLAQDFVRRKSIKIADDALQIFGGHGFIRDLPLEMWLRNARTLTVLDGPVSV from the coding sequence ATGATCGATTTCGACCTGACCGAAGAGCAGGCCATGATCCGCGAGAGCCTGCGGGGCTTCGCGGCCGAGGTCCTGGCGCCGCAGGCGCGGGCCATCGACGAGGCGGGCGAGATGCCGGCCGAGGTGATTCAGGCCGGCTGGGAGCTGGGCCTGATCGCCGCCTCCATCCCCGAGGAATACGGCGGGGCCGGCGGCGATCGGTCCTGCATGACCAATGCGGTGATCCTGGAAGCGCTGGGCGGCGGCTGCGCCAGCCAGGGGGCGGCGATCATGGCGCCCCTTCAGGTGGTCAATGCGCTGATCGACTTTGGGACCGCCGAGCAGAAGGCCGAGCATCTGCCGAAGTTCGCCGGCAACGATCCGGTGGCGGCCAGCCTGGCGCTCCAGGAGGGGCAGTTCGGGTTTTCCGCCGAGAAGCTGCGGACGACCGCGAAGCGCAGCGGCAACGGCTTCGTGCTGAATGGCGAGAAGCGTCTCGTACCGTTCGGCGACCGGGCGACGCATTTCCTTGTCCTGGCCCAGGAAGGGGACGGCGCCGTGCAGGCCTATATCGTCCCGCGCGACACCAAGGGTCTGACCGTGGCGGCCGAGAGCGGCTCGATGGGTCTCAAGCCCCTGCCGCAGTCGAAGGTCACGCTGGACAATGTCGAACTGCCAGGGTCGGCGCGTCTCGGCGGCGACGCCGGGATCGACGCCCTGAAGCTGGTGAACCAGGCCCGCATCGGCGCCTGCGCCCTGGCCGTCGGTCTGGCGCGGCAGGCGACGGACTTCGCCATCCCTTATGCCAAGGAGCGCGTCGCCTTCGGCGAGCCGATCGGCAAGAAACAGTCGATCGCCTTCATGCTGGCCGACATGCATATCGAGTGCGAGGCCATGCGCTGGATGGTCTGGAAGGCCGCCAGCCTGCTGGAGCACGACGATCCGGGCGCCGCCAAGGCGGTGGTGCTGGCGCAGGACTTCGTGCGCCGCAAGTCGATCAAGATCGCCGACGACGCCCTGCAGATTTTCGGCGGCCACGGCTTCATCCGCGATCTGCCGCTGGAGATGTGGCTGCGCAACGCCCGCACCCTGACCGTCCTCGACGGTCCGGTCTCGGTTTAG
- a CDS encoding acyl-CoA dehydrogenase family protein, with translation MNFDFSDEQKQLREEARRFLADRCPTSAVRVVLEGPEPYDKALWKGLAEMGFLGAAIPEEFGGVGLGHLELCVIAEELGRAVAPVPMASSIYLAAEFLMTAGSQAQKEAWLPKLASGEAIGTFALSEGVGRVTEANIKASVSGGKLSGTKVPVPDGDVADLAVVVARSGGQVGLFLVDLNGPGVTREAVETIDPSRSQARISFDGAPAEPLGAAGEGWRIAADVMDRAAVLIAFEQVGGADRALEMGRDYALERMAFGRQIGSFQAVKHMLADMYVAATLARSNAYYGAWALSTGSPELGVAAATARVSATDAFQHCARNNIQVHGGMGFTWAFDCHLYYRRSNALAVGLGSKSTWEDLLIERLRMRNESPAAA, from the coding sequence GTGAACTTCGACTTCTCAGACGAGCAGAAACAGCTGCGCGAGGAGGCCCGGCGCTTCCTGGCCGACCGCTGCCCGACCAGCGCCGTACGCGTGGTGCTGGAAGGGCCTGAGCCCTACGACAAGGCCCTGTGGAAGGGCCTGGCCGAGATGGGCTTCCTGGGCGCCGCCATCCCCGAGGAATTCGGCGGCGTGGGCCTTGGCCATCTCGAGCTCTGCGTCATCGCCGAGGAACTGGGCCGCGCCGTCGCGCCCGTGCCGATGGCCAGCTCCATCTATCTCGCCGCCGAGTTCCTGATGACGGCCGGCTCGCAGGCCCAGAAGGAAGCCTGGTTGCCGAAGCTGGCGTCCGGCGAGGCGATCGGGACCTTCGCCCTGTCCGAGGGCGTCGGCCGTGTCACCGAGGCGAACATCAAGGCCTCGGTGTCGGGCGGCAAGCTCAGCGGGACCAAGGTTCCCGTGCCGGACGGCGATGTCGCCGACCTCGCGGTGGTCGTCGCCCGCAGCGGCGGCCAGGTCGGCCTGTTCCTGGTCGATCTCAATGGCCCGGGCGTCACCCGCGAGGCCGTCGAGACCATCGACCCCAGCCGCAGCCAGGCCCGCATCAGCTTCGACGGCGCCCCCGCCGAGCCGCTGGGCGCGGCCGGCGAAGGCTGGCGCATCGCCGCCGATGTCATGGACCGGGCCGCCGTGCTGATCGCCTTCGAACAGGTCGGCGGCGCCGACCGGGCGCTGGAGATGGGCCGCGACTATGCGCTGGAGCGCATGGCCTTCGGTCGCCAGATCGGCAGTTTCCAGGCGGTCAAGCACATGCTGGCCGACATGTATGTGGCGGCCACCCTGGCCCGCTCGAACGCCTACTACGGCGCCTGGGCGCTCTCGACCGGTTCGCCGGAACTGGGCGTGGCCGCCGCCACGGCACGGGTCAGCGCCACCGACGCCTTCCAGCACTGCGCCAGGAACAACATCCAGGTGCACGGCGGCATGGGTTTCACCTGGGCCTTCGACTGCCACCTCTATTACCGGCGCTCCAACGCCCTGGCTGTGGGCCTCGGCTCCAAATCGACCTGGGAAGACCTGCTCATCGAGCGGCTTCGCATGCGTAACGAATCTCCGGCCGCGGCCTGA